CCTAGAAAGCTGTTTGGTCTTTAAATGACGTCAAGTGACCTCCCTTCAAGTAACTCAGATTGTCTAATTCCAGCAACTCAATCGTGCGATCTGAGTCGCTAAAAGTAGGTCAAAGTGGAaaattttgaactttttaagcaTCTTTGAGTGACGTTGTGACGCGACATCCAATCGGCAATAAGTTTCTCCACATGTCACTCCCTCGGTTGTCACGTCACTGGGGTAGATGAAGCGATGAAGCAAGAAAAAGTGCAACTATGTTAACTCAATGACTGCCAATGACGTCTGAAGAtttcaattatgtttttcagtGGGAACGGGTGCAGTAAAGCCTTATGCAACTTCCATTTAAAGATCTTACTTGTAGACAATATTTTATTGAGCCAGCAGGTGGCAACAGTACTCTTTGGATGAGATATTAGCGCTGATAGCAGAGGtagaggaagaagaaaaggcGTTTGCGTGTCTGAAAATGGTGCTacagttcccagcagctcataGCAGCGCACACTTGACCAGACTATGTCTGGACCTAACTGGACTTTTGTGGACTATTTAGAGTGTCATGATCATGAGGAAAAAGGATTTGAAAAAATGAGTCAAATTGTCAGCGTGTCTGGGtcaaggaggaagttgcgtgtgtacaGTCTGACggagggagagacttggaggaaggccaaaatacagtaagaaaacctttcaactctgacccagatagcaaaatcaTCAATCAAAAGCCCGATCTCAggattgtttttgtagttttagagaaggaaaccaatgttgaggtgtccctaaagcaaaaaaaaaaaaaaataatggcttGAAATTCACCAACAGGTTTTTTatagaaaaaggctgttttttacagatttttgctctgaaactggtgatttgtgtaaaacttgcctctattcaactgctgattacgaaagaaagaaacaagctagaaacatttTTACCCAGTGAGCTGGGTAGCcgttttgaaaatggctggcagtaaATGAGTTAAGCGAGTCATCACGAGCGATTTATGCAACTATAGTCGCAAAAGTTGCGTTAGGTGTGAACGCACCTCTAGTTTGAGAATGAAATCAACAAAAGTGATTTAAGACCTTACGTAAGGAAATGACTTGTCAGTTTGTGCTACAGGGAATAAagaggaatgaatgaatgacctGAGGACGCTTCCGTCTTCTCCCGTTTGCCTCCTCATATCAGAGGCAAAGATTggttctgcacacacacacacacacacacacccacacacagatgGATTTTCGTCAGAGACTGCACATGATGTCACAGAGGGAAGAGCGTAAAACACACTTCTTAAATCTGCAGAACGATCAGGGTAAAGTGACGAGGTTGTTCTTGGATTGGAAACCACACCCTAGTGAAATTCtgcttcttttttgtgtttgtgttcatgtgaaCTATGATCTGTGATGGATGATATCACTGGTAATGACTTGTGGAAGGGGAGGAGCGATGGGTTGGTCAAGCAGCACCAAGGTAAACACAGGACGAGTAGAAAGGAGGCAGAACAAAGATGGCCATGGCTTGGCATCGTCTCTGTGGACTCTCTGAGGTCCGGCTCCGCGGTCCCAACCCCGAGGTGGCAGCACATCAGCGACGGAGAGACGCTCCCTGTTCTCACCCAAGGATTCCCAAACGCCAAGAGATTATGAAGATTTGATACATCTGCTGCATCTGCGAAGAGCTGCGGCTGCACATCCACTGACAGGATTAGTTGCCTTTTCATCTCTCGTCCTCCGGCCGGGCCTCAACCATGAGGCTCGAGCACGGGCGGCGGGCTTCCCTGGCGCTCACCCTCAACTTTGTGGCATTTGCGTTTGCCTTATCAGCGGTGACCACCAGCTACTGGTGCGAGGGGACCAGGAAAGTGGCCAAGCCGTTCTGCACGGGGCCACCGGCCAAGGTCAAGCAGTGGTTCTGTATCCGCTTCAACAGCTCCAACATCAACGACAGCCGCCTGGTGCAGTACATCTTTGAGACGGGAGAGGAGAAGTTTCTCCTGAGGAAATTCCACACGGGAATATTCTTCTCCTGCGAACAGGCGGCCGACATGAACGGTAGGAAGTAACGCCGGAAGTGAGGAAGCAGGAAGCAGCAAGGCCTTAAAaagtttattgtattttattttttcaatttaattttcatttatattatatttatatttttttaacatgttttatgaTCTTTATTCTTTTGAtcctattttctttttctttttttttacattatttttttccttaatcttttctttatattattttattcttttttgttttactcatttttacattatttatatgtatatatttttaaaaaaaaatttacctcttttttttatcatattttcttcctggatttgtgtgtttttatcttttccCAGACATTGTCTAAATCTTCAAACCTTTCTACAACATATCCTGTagaaaatgtcacattttttaCGTAAATATTGCATAAACGATCATTAATAGCATTTAAACCTGTAGCTTGTCAAAGGACACttggaatatttacatttttaaacacagctacaaacattttttttaatacctttgAGGTGTTTGGCAACGTTTCAATGCGATCACAAAACTAATTCCCAGTGAAGCCCTGAGattgcacaaacacacacacaaaaaaagcaataaaacgGCACCaaacatagaaaatgaaaaactgaTTGCTGCCCAAAGGATTAACGCTGCAGCAGGTAAAAGGGAAAAAATTCAACATGTTGTATAATAACTCAAGTTTAAGCTTAAAGGTCCCATCAAACTTAACATCCACATTTGACGACGAAATCCTTTCTAGAAACGAGCAGCGGTGAAGGAAGCCCTGAGATCTCTTGAGCTTTACGGTTTAAATGCATCGTTGGGATTGGAGCAGATGCTTCAAACGCACTGTTCACAGCCCCCGGGTGTGGAATTGTGAGGTTGTGTTTAAACCCAGCACAAGCTTGCAGAttataaccattttttttttcctttgactGCGAGTCGCTGTGGTTGGTTCTGTAAGCTGTGGTGATGAGAAGATGGTGAAGCTCGACACGCTAGCAGTCGGCAAACCAACCAAAGCCCCTCCCACAAAGGAAGTTTATTCCTTAGTTATAGGCCCTCGTGTGAGACACAGGCACAGCGATGTGCTCTGAAGGCCACACAAACAGGAAACAATGGATGTATGTAAgaattgttcagaaaaaaaacctcaaaagcaCTTATAGGAAAATCCGCTGGCCTTAAGTTGTAGAGATAGAGATGTACAACATGATCCTTTTGTCAGGATCCCATATTTTGACACCGAATTACTGATTGTGAACCTTATTTGAAGTCACGTGATATAAATATGAGCACGTAACGTTCCACTTTAAAaatagaggtgaaagtaatggattacaagtactcacgatactgtaattgagttgtttttacaGGTACTTGTACTATTTCTAAATcaggaattttacttgtacttaagtatgttttaaaagaagtaaagtaatttgttacattaatACACCCAACTGTTATGAAGAaaatagatactgtatatttttgttttaaaatgatcaacggacattgtgaagctacaaaaaatgaaatgaccagacaacaatcaaatacatcacatcatagccgaccaatcagattaaactttTGTGTTTCTTCCAGAATATTATGAAGGAGTCCAAATTTCTACGCTTTTGTCACACGTATTAAGAGGTGTGACATTGACAGTGTGGatgttttaaagttcataattactcttctgtttcttcttctcGTCTCTAGGTTTTGACTGTCGGGACTTTTCTGAAATTGCGCCTGAAAATGAAAGAGGTTCGTAGAAAATTGCTGCGTTTACTAGTCTAGTATAACATTATATACCATCTTTCTCACTTATGTTGTACACACTTTTAccaaatcatatatatatatatatatataaattataattaccaGAGATGGGCATCTATTATTAACATTATGAACAATAATGTCAGCGTTTAAAAAAACGATACAtttgaacattaatacaggaaagaacaaagggttaggtgtgtttttggagtcatttcttgtattttgttgttgttttttaagttttaagtcattttgtaaatatttcttttgattttgtgtttttgggttaCATTttggttgtctttttgtatctttttcagttatttttatgcatatttttggtagtttgtgtgtttttggggtaaatttgtgtaattgttgtcattttgtatatttttctgttattttgtgcatattaGAAGTGGTTTCTGTGTTTTGGGggtaattttgttgactttttttgtcattttgtggggggttttctgtcattgttgttgttttgtatctttttcagttatttttgtgtgtttttggagtacatttttgtaattttgttgacttttctgtcattttgccagttttctgagtcattttgtgggatGCACATGTTTGGTATTGCGTAAATCACAATATAGTTCAGATCTAGACCCTAACCTCAAGTAGTTCAAATCAAAAATTAGTTGTTTGGGAAGAATGAACTTTGTGTTTCTTCTTCAGTTTATGTAAAAAAGAAGATCCACACTGTCAcagtattagtattattatgattatattattatatgtttatTGTGGTGATTTCCTGCTAATCTTTGAGGTTGTCTCTTATTCAAAGGTGTAAATATGATGAGGGTGAAGCTTTGAAACACATAATCTTCTTTTGACAAAAGAACAGAACCACTAAACCTCATGTCCAGCTTTTCATTCAAAAACACAATCTGACCTGGTTCCATGAATCCAGACGATGTGGTTCAAACGTGCAAACCTTTAATAGAGGCGAGCGTGTCAGGCCTCAGACCAGATGGATTAGCCGTGAGGATGGgtgggggagtgggggggtATTACCAGGACAGGTCCTCATCATCCCACTGCTGTGtctgcctcacacacacaggcgtGCTGTGGCTGTGTATCGTTGCTGAGAGCTTGTACCTCACCTTGCTGTTCATGGGTGGAGCCCTGATGACTCTGGAGCAATGTCCCTGTTTCAGTGTCATGAACAAGCTGAAGCTCAGTGCCTTCGCTGCCATGTGCACCGCCCTGTCAGGTAAACACTCCTTTATTTAAACAGGTGAATCCCATTGAGACAACAAGGCCTTGACAACAAAAGCGATATTTTGTAGTCAAGACATTGTTGTCTCAGTTTGGACaacatattcatttatttgttcattaaaTCCCCTTTAGCTTCCATTGTGCTGGTTGctaatcttcctggggtccataaATAAAAGATTCTAGTACATAtaagaacaaaaagaaagaaaaaacgacagttaaaaatataaaggaacattaaacttaaataataataataaaaataaataaataatagaaatacaACTGGTTTCCATCAGTGTTTATTTACTAataatgtttcctttttttttcttcgtgtTTTAGTTAGTTTAGCATCCTTTGACCAGTGCTATGTTtttcggttagcttagcacgtattGACCAGTCCAAAGTGTTTGgactagcttagcatgtaaaGACCAGTCCCATGTTTTATGGATTAGCTAAGCATGTATTGACTAGTCCAATGTGtttcggttagcttagcatgtatcaACCAGTCCCAtgtgtttgagttagcttagcatgaaaCGACCAGTCCTATGTGTTTGAATTAGTTTAGCATGTAATGACCAGTCCCAtgtgtttgagttagcttagcacccTTTGACCAGTCCTatgtgtttgggttagcttagcatgtatcgACCAGTCCCATGTGTttaagttagcttagcatggaaCAACCAGTCCCAtgtgtttgagttagcttagcatggaaCGACCAGTCCCATGTGTTTGAGTTTGCTTAGCATCCTTCGACCAGTCCTATGTatctgggttagcttagcatgtatcgACCAGTCCCAtgtgtttgagttagcttagcatggaaCGACCAGTCCCAtgtgtttgagttagcttagcatggaaCGACCAGTCCCAtgtgtttgagttagcttagcatcctTCGACCAGTCCTATGTATTTGGGTTTGCTTAGCATGTATCGACCAGTCCCAtgtgtttgagttagcttagcatggaaTGACCAGTCTAAtgtgtttgagttagcttagcatgtaacgaCCAGTCCCAtgtgtttgagttagcttagcatcctTTGACCAGTCCCATGCGtttcagttagcttagcatcctTCAACCAGTCCTatgtgtttgggttagcttagcatcctTTGACCAGTCCAatgtgtttgggttagcttagcatgtatcaACCAGTCCTATGTGTTTGGGTTAACTTAGCATGTATCGACCAGTCCCATGTGTTTGAGTTAGCGTAATGTCTTTCGACCAGTCCaacatgtttgagttagcttagcgtCCTTCGACCAGTCCCATGTGTTTGGGTTAACTTAGCATCCAGCaaccagtcccatatgtttgggatagcttagcatgtagccttACTGTCTCCTCAGGGTCAGAAAGTGTAAAAGGGCGTGGCTATTTTGTCTGTattcaaaccatgactcagcaacaatagGAGGTACTTAAAACCTATATTCCCCTCTAAAACATATCACACAGCTCACATTTCTTTTAGCCACTGGGAACTTAAACTTAGCGTAATCACATGCACAATAATAAGGTTGCTAATCAGCCACAgaactgaatttttgacagttAGAACACTTAAATCCCATCTTTGCT
The Gouania willdenowi chromosome 8, fGouWil2.1, whole genome shotgun sequence genome window above contains:
- the LOC114468692 gene encoding germ cell-specific gene 1-like protein; the protein is MRLEHGRRASLALTLNFVAFAFALSAVTTSYWCEGTRKVAKPFCTGPPAKVKQWFCIRFNSSNINDSRLVQYIFETGEEKFLLRKFHTGIFFSCEQAADMNGFDCRDFSEIAPENERGVLWLCIVAESLYLTLLFMGGALMTLEQCPCFSVMNKLKLSAFAAMCTALSGLCGMVAHMMFTTIFQLAVAMGPEDWRPKTWDYSWSYALAWGSFGTCMGSAVTALNRYTKTIIEFKYKRRNIEKSLMIKQKMLELDLPEQMWDMYLTADAEAPPELPANGHKPSTGSAYVMEVQDHVAEQQGEAYC